In Candidatus Nezhaarchaeota archaeon, a genomic segment contains:
- a CDS encoding ATP-binding cassette domain-containing protein: AVKRAFEIMRLLDLDHLWDSPSHTLSGGQLKLLEIGRALMSGARMVLLDEPASGINPALAHRIFSHLVEVKEKLRISFLVVEHRLEIAAGYADYAYAMSQGRVISSGPVDYVLKDPVVIESYLGG; the protein is encoded by the coding sequence GCTGTCAAGAGGGCCTTTGAGATAATGAGACTCCTAGACTTAGATCACCTATGGGATAGCCCCTCCCACACGTTGAGCGGGGGGCAGCTTAAGCTACTTGAGATAGGGAGGGCGTTGATGTCCGGGGCGAGGATGGTGCTACTCGACGAGCCTGCCTCAGGCATAAACCCAGCGTTGGCGCACAGGATATTCTCACACTTGGTAGAGGTAAAGGAGAAGCTTAGGATCAGCTTCCTAGTCGTTGAGCACAGGCTGGAGATAGCTGCTGGGTACGCAGACTACGCCTATGCCATGTCGCAGGGAAGAGTTATATCGAGCGGTCCAGTCGACTACGTGCTCAAAGACCCGGTCGTTATTGAGAGCTACTTGGGGGGCTAG
- a CDS encoding ABC transporter ATP-binding protein, whose translation MIVAKEVNAGYGKFHVLFDVTTSMRPREVTVIVGPNGSGKSTLLKAIFGLATVYSGSITLDGEDIVGLPPHKVARKGVAYLPQVGNLFLNLTVRENLVMATYTLSEDESRDRVEEVLSHYPILKPYMSRRADTLSGGERQILAMAMALIRRPKAMLFDEPTANLAPKVALDVLREISRLRDEYGVAVALVEQNAKRALESGDRAVLLVSGRVVFEGPCGELLRHPELGVLYLGLAK comes from the coding sequence TTGATAGTCGCCAAGGAAGTTAACGCTGGCTATGGGAAGTTCCACGTCCTCTTCGACGTAACGACTAGCATGAGGCCGAGGGAGGTCACCGTCATAGTGGGACCTAACGGGAGCGGCAAGAGCACCCTGCTCAAAGCCATCTTCGGCCTCGCCACGGTATATTCAGGATCGATAACTCTAGATGGCGAGGACATAGTCGGCCTCCCCCCACACAAGGTGGCCAGGAAGGGGGTCGCTTACCTCCCTCAGGTAGGCAACCTGTTCCTTAACTTAACGGTCAGGGAGAACCTAGTCATGGCCACCTATACCTTAAGCGAGGACGAGTCCAGAGATCGAGTGGAGGAGGTGCTTAGCCACTACCCGATTCTTAAGCCCTATATGAGTAGGCGGGCCGACACGCTTAGCGGTGGGGAGAGGCAGATACTGGCCATGGCGATGGCCCTAATCCGCCGCCCGAAGGCGATGCTTTTCGATGAGCCGACTGCCAACCTAGCCCCTAAGGTAGCCCTGGACGTGTTGAGGGAGATCTCAAGGCTACGCGACGAGTACGGAGTAGCGGTGGCGCTCGTAGAGCAGAACGCTAAGAGGGCCTTGGAGAGTGGAGATAGAGCAGTGCTGTTAGTAAGTGGAAGAGTGGTTTTTGAGGGGCCTTGCGGAGAGCTCTTAAGGCACCCTGAGCTAGGAGTCCTCTACCTAGGCCTAGCGAAATAG
- a CDS encoding NAD/NADP octopine/nopaline dehydrogenase family protein gives MPDVAVLGGGHGAHAIAGELALAGFRVNLCEHPNFEASFKPTLERGEVEVLGRARTGVARLAKATTSFKEALEGVDVVFLVVPSFGHRLFAEAMVHHLRDGQLVVLTPGNAGTLEVAKVMRERGARRKVLLAETATLPYGCRLVGPARVMIYIKAVLNPLGALPARRVGEALDALKPMYPSMVEAVNVLEAAINNPNPVTHPVSAVFNAGRIEYSRGEFYLYREGITEGVVRAYDAVDEERRALCRKLGVKFYECPEGLPREDCAIRMGVFFGPGSLMDAGYHMKGPTTTRDRFVTEDVPYGLVFMESLGSMIGVPTPVISSVITLLSAFNGEDYRAVGRTVEKLDIAGLTAQELNRLLQEGGRLLPY, from the coding sequence ATGCCGGACGTAGCGGTGCTCGGTGGCGGGCATGGAGCACACGCTATAGCTGGAGAGCTTGCGCTAGCTGGCTTTAGAGTAAACTTATGCGAGCACCCTAACTTCGAGGCCTCCTTCAAGCCTACCCTAGAGAGAGGCGAAGTAGAGGTTCTAGGCAGGGCTAGGACGGGGGTGGCGAGGCTCGCGAAGGCAACCACTAGCTTCAAGGAGGCCCTGGAGGGCGTGGACGTAGTGTTCTTAGTCGTCCCGTCCTTCGGCCATCGCCTCTTCGCTGAGGCCATGGTCCACCACCTAAGAGACGGGCAGCTAGTGGTCCTTACACCCGGCAACGCTGGGACTTTGGAGGTGGCTAAGGTTATGAGGGAGCGGGGAGCGAGGCGGAAGGTATTGCTGGCGGAGACAGCCACGCTGCCCTACGGCTGTAGGCTCGTGGGGCCGGCTAGGGTAATGATATATATTAAGGCAGTCCTCAACCCTCTAGGCGCGCTTCCAGCTAGGCGCGTCGGAGAGGCGCTCGACGCCCTCAAGCCTATGTACCCGTCCATGGTCGAGGCTGTGAACGTCCTCGAGGCAGCCATCAACAACCCCAACCCCGTGACGCACCCTGTTTCAGCGGTCTTTAACGCTGGGCGCATAGAGTATAGTCGAGGCGAGTTCTATCTCTACCGGGAGGGCATAACTGAGGGGGTAGTGAGGGCCTATGACGCGGTGGATGAGGAGAGGAGGGCGCTCTGCCGTAAGCTAGGAGTGAAGTTCTACGAGTGCCCGGAGGGGCTACCTAGGGAGGACTGTGCTATTAGGATGGGCGTTTTCTTCGGCCCAGGCTCACTTATGGACGCAGGCTACCACATGAAGGGGCCGACTACGACTAGGGATAGGTTCGTGACTGAGGACGTGCCCTACGGCCTCGTCTTCATGGAGTCGCTGGGATCAATGATAGGGGTCCCCACCCCAGTCATAAGCTCAGTAATTACGTTGCTAAGCGCTTTTAATGGCGAGGACTACAGGGCAGTGGGGAGGACTGTAGAGAAGCTGGACATAGCCGGGCTTACGGCCCAAGAGCTCAATAGGCTCCTTCAAGAAGGAGGGCGCCTACTGCCGTACTAA
- a CDS encoding MBL fold metallo-hydrolase: MVKIRWLGHACFEITGGGLTIVTDPHDGLSLGLPPPRASADIVLVSHGHFDHADGKRLVSKPGAIAIDKPGLHEVKGLRVKGVPSHHDEAGGSKRGSNTIFKFELEGIKFCHLGDLGHVLTPSQVAEVGEVDVLFTPVGGTFTLDASAASKVVDQLKPKLVIPMHFRVPGLKLPISDVEPFLRGKERVERLDRSEVEVVKDGLPAETKVVVLKPPR, encoded by the coding sequence TTGGTTAAGATAAGGTGGCTCGGGCACGCCTGCTTTGAGATTACGGGCGGGGGGCTGACGATAGTCACCGACCCTCACGATGGGCTTAGCCTAGGCCTACCTCCTCCAAGAGCTAGCGCCGATATAGTGCTAGTGAGCCACGGCCACTTCGACCACGCCGACGGGAAGAGGCTCGTTAGTAAGCCGGGCGCCATAGCCATAGATAAGCCTGGGCTACATGAAGTCAAGGGGCTGAGGGTTAAAGGAGTGCCTAGTCACCACGACGAGGCGGGGGGCTCTAAGAGGGGCTCGAACACGATCTTTAAGTTTGAGCTCGAGGGAATTAAGTTCTGCCACTTGGGCGACTTAGGTCACGTGTTAACGCCGAGCCAAGTGGCTGAGGTGGGCGAAGTAGACGTCCTCTTCACCCCGGTTGGAGGGACGTTTACGTTAGACGCTAGCGCAGCGTCGAAGGTTGTTGACCAGCTTAAGCCTAAGCTAGTCATCCCCATGCACTTCAGGGTGCCGGGGCTTAAGCTACCCATCTCTGACGTTGAGCCTTTCCTAAGGGGTAAGGAGCGCGTAGAGCGCTTAGACCGAAGTGAGGTAGAAGTGGTGAAGGATGGATTGCCGGCCGAGACAAAGGTGGTTGTGTTAAAGCCGCCTAGGTAG
- a CDS encoding DUF2153 domain-containing protein, with amino-acid sequence MGEAWIAGAREMLKTIEKLASKQDKDRLDLINLLTASLRAMERSIMGWFQWVLNPGIMGQFTKEELEEISENIRRMAEEFVKYDVEITDKFSKKMPRRVEQQRPEHLYL; translated from the coding sequence ATGGGGGAGGCCTGGATTGCAGGAGCCAGGGAGATGTTGAAGACGATAGAGAAGCTAGCTTCTAAGCAAGATAAGGATAGGCTAGATCTGATTAATCTGCTCACAGCGTCGCTTAGGGCCATGGAGAGGAGCATCATGGGGTGGTTTCAGTGGGTACTAAACCCAGGCATTATGGGCCAGTTCACTAAGGAGGAGCTGGAGGAGATAAGCGAGAACATTAGGAGGATGGCGGAGGAGTTCGTGAAGTACGACGTAGAGATTACGGACAAGTTCTCGAAGAAGATGCCTAGGAGAGTTGAGCAGCAGAGGCCTGAGCACTTATACCTGTAG